One genomic segment of Xyrauchen texanus isolate HMW12.3.18 chromosome 5, RBS_HiC_50CHRs, whole genome shotgun sequence includes these proteins:
- the tlr2 gene encoding LOW QUALITY PROTEIN: toll-like receptor 2 (The sequence of the model RefSeq protein was modified relative to this genomic sequence to represent the inferred CDS: inserted 9 bases in 6 codons; deleted 1 base in 1 codon; substituted 2 bases at 2 genomic stop codons): MPEKCIWPATLRFLNLSSIKIRKLTPCLPSSLTVLELSENDLTVFHQRFPXKLKLILTGNRFMKLXTGELFPSLKTLLIQRNALHMFNRKTLMRYRNLQYLEADQNNFVCSSEFVAFFKQDVENVVILRDGHRNYLCDTXVSVLCSVIVLVIGLVVTCHKLHVLWYLQMTIAXIQAKQKPAVGQSAKELCFDTFLSYSQQDAEWVEEVLVPELEIAHPPFALCLNKQDCRPGRWIVDKIIDSIEKSXTLFVLSEHFVTSEWCCYELEXFRIVDEHNDSAVLILLEPIKEETIPKHFSKLRKIMNSRTYLEWPEDEEKXSEFXSNLRVALRRDERLRVKT, translated from the exons ATGCCAGAAAAGTGTATCTGGCCAGCAACTCTCAGGTTTCTGAACCTTTCAAGCATAAAGATACGTAAGTTGACCCCTTGCTTGCCTTCTAGCTTGACAGTCCTGGAACTCAGTGAAAATGATTTAACAGTGTTCCACCAAAGATTTCC TAAGCTTAAGCTTATACTGACAGGCAACAGATTTATGAAAC GCACGGGGGAATTATTTCCAAGCCTAAAGACACTTCTCATCCAAAGAAATGCCTTGCATATGTTCAACAGGAAAACTCTGATGCGGTACAGAAACCTGCAATACTTGGAGGCGGAC CAAAACAATTTTGTGTGCTCCAGCGAGTTTGTGGCTTTCTTCAAACAGGATGTTGAAAATGTCGTTATCCTACGGGATGGTCATCGTAATTATCTCTGTGACA CTGTCTCAGTGTTGTGTTCAGTTATAGTCTTAGTGATTGGACTTGTTGTTACCTGTCACAAGCTCCACGTTTTATGGTACCTGCAGATGACTATAGCATGAATACAAGCCAAACAAAAACCAGCAGTTGGTCAATCAGCTAAAGAACTCTGTTTTGACACTTTTCTGTCATACAGTCAACAAGATGCTGAGTGGGTCGAGGAGGTCCTAGTTCCAGAGCTAGAAATTGCTCATCCTCCCTTTGCACTCTGTTTGAACAAACAAGACTGCAGGCCAGGTCGCTGGATCGTAGACAAAATTATTGACTCGATTGAGAAGAG CACACTATTTGTTCTGTCTGAGCACTTTGTCACCAGCGAATGGTGCTGCTATGAACTGGA TTTCCGCATAGTCGATGAGCACAACGATTCTGCTGTCTTGATACTTCTTGAGCCAATCAAGGAGGAGACAATTCCCAAGCATTTCAGCAAACTGAGGAAGATTATGAACTCCAGAACATATCTGGAGTGGCCGGAGGATGAGGAAA GATCAGAGTTCTAGAGCAATCTTAGAGTCGCCCTAAGGAGAGACGAACGTTTAAGAGTAAAAACATGA